TGGGGCAGACCCCCACccgtggggggagggaatgaaaggccgccccctcccccggagcccgctccccctccccgctcgggccctccttcctcctcctcctcctcttcctcctcctcaccgtCTCCAGGTTGGAGCTCTGGATCTCCTTCTCCTCCGCGTAGTCCGTGACCCGCTCCAGGTCGGCGGCGCCGCTGTCGTGCTTGCGCGGCTTCTCGGCCGGCCGTCCCCCGGCGCCGTCCCCGCCGCCCGCCGACCCATTGGGCTCCGCTTCCAGCTCCAGCTCCACATCTCCCTCGGCCGCCATCGCCGCCCCGGCTCACCCCCGCTTCCGGCGCCTGGCGCGCGTCCTTCCGGAGGAACCAGCGAGTGAGAGGCCAGAGCGGCACCAGGCCGCCCTCGGCGCCGTAGAGCTAGGAAAGGGAAGAATGGGGCACGCCGCCCGCCTCGCTGTCCTGCTGCGGGGCAATGCCGGTGGTGGGGGGGCTGGGCTCGGCACAagggtcccccccctccccggtctgGCCCAGCCTTCCCCTGGTCTGTCTCGCCTCTCTTGCCCCCCCCACCAACCCCTTgcccggagggagggaggcagggagggagggagggcgcggGCCGGGGTCCTGCTCTTTTTCAGTGACCTCTCCAAGTGAACCATAGCTTGGCTCTGTGGAAGCCTCTCCTGCTGTGGGTCTGCCCTGGATACTCCCATTTGTCAGTGCCAATATATTCAGTTGCacatcacggggggggggggggggcagggaaggttTGGAAAAGGGACAAGTAAATACCACAAATGAATAAACTggggaagcaagcaaggaaggtcACCCTCTCGTAACCCTAAGTTCTCCCCATcttggtctctctctcacacacacacagacacaacacacacacacacacacacacgtttcttTCCACCCTTTCTTCAGTTCCACCGAGGAGCGCTAGCGGGCTCCCCCATTGCCACCGAGCAGCCCAGGTGCGTCTCTGGCAGCAAACCtcggggaaggagaaggaagggccCTTGCGCCCGAGCCAGGGGAGCGCCGGGAAGGTTTCCAAGCCTGGAGGCCAGGAGAGCTGACCgcaggaggtggggagagggCTCCTTCCCTGCCCTCCGAGAAGGTCGCAAGGCCTTTTCTGCCAGGGCAGGGCCTGCCTTTTGCGCCCTGCCTCGTCCTGGACTTGTTCCCGGGCAAGCAAGGGCCTCTTCCGCTCCACCTGGCCCAGCCCAAGAGTCATCCCGGCTGAAGGGACAGCTAAGCTGGCTATTTCTGCTGGCTAAGAGGGTTACCGAGGCAGATTTGGCTCCTGACATAATCAGGCAGCGCCACAAGTTTCACCTAGATATGGGGTGGGAAGGctgacccacacacacacacacacacacacaccagcgaCCAATCACAGGCCCCACGCTTCACAGGCCGAGGAAGGACTCCTTCCCCGGGCCAATCTCGTCATCACGGCTAATTGGCTTTCTCCACTCCAGCCTTGCAGGGAGCAAGGGGCGAGGTGGGCTGAGCCTCTGACCGGCACCCGCTGCTCCCTGGGCTGTGCTGCTGCGCGAGGAGCAAGGCCCACGGCACCCAGAGCAGATGACCGGAGGGGGGTCCGAGCAGCACCTCCAGGCTCTCTCTTGGGGAACCTGGGGCCCCCAGGGCAGAAGAGGGATGGTGCCAGCCTCTTGCAAGGCCCAGGTAAGCGGCCCAAGAGGGCAGCCGGGGCCCCTTGCGCAGGCCCACCCCTGGGTGGCATCCCGGCCCAGCTCTGACCCGAGAGGCCTGGGAGGGAGTGTCGGGTCACCTCTGAGGCAGAGCCCCCAGCACGccctggttggctggttggtggAAGGTCTGGTGTGCTGTGTTCAGGGGGAGAGATTGGTATCCCAGTTGACACAAGGTGGGGAAAGCACACCTTCCGCAACTCTACTCTTCTGGGGAGTCTGAGTGCTCGTGGCCCCTGGCGCTCCTTTGAATTCCCTTGCCTGCCTCAGATCTCCCGGGTGGAGAAAGGGCAGCTGCTGTGGGAGGGCAGAGCTCCCcacccctcacacacacaaacacacacaccccgctgcCACCATGATGCCTGACCATCTTCTACTGCGTGAGAACTGCTTTCCTGGGTTGAGCCGTGGGACCTCAGACTCTAGCACCTTGGAGAGCGGCCGGGcagggcaggggagagagagagagagagagagagagccggcAAGAGTAAGAGCCGGCCTCCAGCTTCTGGCTGTCCCTCCTTCTCGGCCGACTCCTGTTGGCAGAGGCCAGCCCACCCTGTGGGCTTTCCTTGAGAAAGGAGGGGCCACCTGGGACCACCTCCATGCGtcttggggggggtgggggcgggggggcaaaGCGAGGCCACCCAAAGCCAGgctgcagggaaggagggagaccccAAATGACCCTAAAGATCCTtgcaggagaggggagggggagggaggaaaggaaaggcaggaatTTTTAtttgcgggggtgggggagagggccTATGTTGTGATTTTGGGCTTTTTAACTGGAAGATCGTTGGAGAGGGAACTGGGGTGTTCTCTTGCTGTCTTGTCAGGACGGGGCTCCCACGCATCACTAGGCTGCAACCCCAAAACACCTTGACTGACCGGCCGGCCGGtggtgggagttggagtctagcAGCGTCTGGGACCCAGGTTTGGGAAAGGCTGTGCCAGACTTGGCAGGCCAGAGTTCATCGGCTGCCTTTCCTCCGAGGCCGCGGCCGTGGCCACCTCCTTTTTATCCTTACAACGGGGCTGTGAGGTAGGCTAAGCAGGGGTCTCGCAAGGACCCAGCTACACAGGGAGGAggagtttgaacccaggtctccctgGCCCCGACCCGGCATTCTAGCCCTTGAACTGTCCCTCCCTGCTTGGGTTAGGACACTTGCCGctcccactgtgtgtgtgtgtttgtgtgtgcgtgtgatgGAGAgcaagagcgagagcgagagagcgagagagagctcTAAGTCCATTAGCAGGGAAGCTAATCTTCCTCTGCAATCTCGGTGGCCAGATGGACTGAGCACCTGGCAGGGTGTAGTCCCGAACCCTGGCCAAGGCAGCCGACCCAGCGGGAGGAGGCCTGGCCAGGTGCTCTCGGCAGACCTTTCCTGGGGGTGAGCCTGCTGGGTCCTGAGAaaggggcgggggtggggtgggggggacacacACGGATCGAAGCCAGGAAACCCCCCCTGCTGGTCGAGGGGAGCAGAGGAAGTTCCTGGGCAGCGGTTGGGAGGCGCTCCGTGAGGAAGCAGTGAAGCCGCTGAGAAAACCCGTCAGCAGAAGGTTCCAGGGTGGTCAAGGCGTCGggagaaggaaggcaggcagcctCTCTGGGCCCCCGGCCTGTCCCGGCCCGCCATAGCTTCTCTGCAACTGGGGAGTGGGTTCACTCCTCCCTCACGAGGGCAGGAGAGGCCAGGGAGCAGGAGGGGCTGGTGGCTGCCTCTCGGGGGAACCCCTTGCTCCCCACGGGGAGGCCCCCCCCGCGAGGGAGGCGTGTTTGGCGCGATGCATGAGACAGGAATCCCTTGTCCTGCATGTCCCCCTCGGAGTTACTTGGGTGTTTAGTCGACAACGCAGGAGGATTGGAGATgaagtgggatcctctgagccgTCCGAGGGGTGGGAGTATGCCGCTCGGCCCCCCCAAGAGCCCCCTCGGGCTGAGAGGGTCTCTCCTTAGGCAATGAGCCATGGCAGCTGTCCTTCCCCTGAGCTGTGAAGGGTCATCCTGCGCAGGGGCCATGATCCGCTCCCTGCTCCTTCCTGCCGCCCAggtctgctgctgctgcggcccGGCGCCCTGCGGCTTGTGCTGCCCCGGCTGCCCCAGCATCAGGGTCTCCACCGGCACCCGGCTCCTGTACATGCTCTTCCACGTCCTGGCCTGTGCCAGCTGCTGCCTCATGCTCTCCCACACCGTGGCCCGGTTCATCAAGGAGAATGTGAGTAAAAGGGCAGCAggggagagggtggggtggggggtcttCAGGGCCCCTGCCATGGCCCGTGCGCTGGGGGAGGTGGAGGGAAGGTCCTGTGCTTCACGTGGACCGCCCCTCTCGGACGTGGGGAGGCTGCCTGGCCAAAGGGCTGCCCTGTTTGCCCCGGAAGCCATTTGGCGAGCGGCATGTTGTGCTCCTGGCCAGGGATTACTGTCTTATTTCAGCAACAACGATTCTTCCGGGTGGGCCCCCTGAGAAGATCCCTGCCCGCTTGGCATCTCAGGGTGCCAGCCAGGCCCCTCTGTGGTCTCTCTGGGAAAAGTTTCTATCAAGAACCGGCCCTCGGAAGCAGCCCCCAAGCAATGTCCTCTCTAGCCCCTTGCCTTGATAGCCGCAAGCGGCTCCCACAGGGTCCCAAGGGTGGCCTTGGCTGGGTccagcctctccctcccccctccctctgtctGAGGGCTTGCAGATCCTGGCTTGTTCTACAGAACTGAGCCCATTTGGTTTTTACACACGGGCTCCAGATGATTCTTGTGGGTGGCATCTGTAAAACGATCAGGGGCAACAGCCGGCCATGGTCAGCATCCCTTGGCAGGCTCTTGTCTTCTCCGAGACCCTTCTGGGTTCTGACAAAGCAGGGAGGGGTTTAAGAGGCAGATTGCAGAGCCAGGCTGCCTGTGAAGAGGTGGGGGCCCTGCTCTCTCCTGGCTCTCTGAACTTGTTGTCCTGTGATGCTAAGTGGTCCCTCTTCAGAGGCTCAGCCTTGCTTTCTGCTTGTTGGGAAATCCAGGGAGTTGGTGGGAAGGCTCCAGTAGCCAGCTTCCTCTCAGACGCTTCTCATTGGTAAAAAGGGCCGATAAAACAGCACCTGGGTGCAGCTGAAGAAGGCAGGAGCAAAAGAGGCATCTCTGGTACACgcacagagaggggggggtccATTGTGGCAGGGTTTGGTCTCAGTGGCTCTTCAGGGCTCAGGGTGAGGGAAGGACGCTCCTCCTGCCCTCCAccccatttcctctctctctttctctctcaggtgCCTTTTTACGCAGTGCTGTGTGAACGTCTTCCCGGCAGTGACAGCTGTGACTTCCTGGTGGGCTACTCGGCCGTCTACCGCGTCTGCTTCGGCATGGCCTGCTTCTACCTCGCTCAGGCCATCTTCCTCATCAACGTCAAGTCCAGCAACAATGCCCGGGCCCACCTGCACAACGGgtgagaggaggaagggggaaccCCGCGCCGTCCCATCCTCGCCTCCTGACCTCTGCCCAGGACGCTTCTGCAAAagatctcaccccccccccccgccctcgccCCTCCTGCGTGTACGCCAGGGCTGGGGAAGGTGCAGGGATACGGGTGCTGGGCCAGCCTGGTCTCGCCTGAAATCCGGATCCTTTTCAGCTTCTGGTTCCTGAAATTCCTGGTCCTGGTGGGCCTCTGCGCCATCGCCTTCTTCTTCCCGGACCAGCGCTTTATCCCAGGTAACCCCCTTCCCACCATCGGGCCAAGGGCTGAGGCCCGGCCACTGTGAGCAGTCCAGCAGAGCCCAGCACACGCACAGGCACACGCACATGCGCACAGAGGGAAGGTCCACAGGTCAGGAGTGGGCTCAGGGCAACTGGAGAGGTGGGCCTGGAAGgaatgcccccaccccaccccacctcaccccggCAGTCAGAGCCATGGCTCCACCGCGACTTCACGGAGGCCTCTGACtccatggctggctggctggctggtttctcttatcttcctttcttcctattggggacccaaggtgaaTCCCAagtaaaatcatacaataatataacaaattaaaaagtaccATATggaactatatacagtattaaaaaggaaGTAAACATTGGTCGACATTAACATCAATTTTGAAAgcattaaaaaacatttaaatttcaGAAACAGAGCATTCCTTAGATACTTATCACTGAGacgcctgcctgaagaggaaggtctcgACCTGatgacaggaggaggagagggaggggaccAACCTGGCTAAGCGGGGGTAGGGGTGGAGCACAttcccaaagcctgggagccaccaccgCGAAGACCCTCTCTCTTGTCCTCACTAAacgagcttgggaaggtggtggaaccagagaagggcctctccagaaGATCTGAAAAGCGGAGTAGGCTCATATAGCGTAATACGGTCTTTCAACTAGCCTGGACCCAATCCGTATAGGGCGTGACGGGTCAGTCACTCTGGCATGAGGAGGCACAGCCAAACGAGCAAGCCAGGAGGGGAACCTAGCTGGACTGTGAGCGAGTGTGTGGGCGTTGGTGGCTGGCTGTTTGCCTGAGACCCTTCGGGCTTTGCCCTTGCAGTTTGGCACTCGGTGGGCGTCTGCGGAGGCTTCACCTTCATCCTGGTCCAGTTGGTGCTGATCACCGCCTTTGCCCACACCTGGAACAAGAACTGGTGAGCCTGCTTTGGGagcaggggaggaggaggaggaggaggaggaggaggaggaggaggaggaggaggaggaaggtcagGCAGGGGGAAGGAGCTGCGCCCAGCAACAGGCTCTTCCTTCCTAGGCTCACAGGCGTCTCCCAAGACAAGCGCTGGTATTTGGCCATCATCCTGGCTACACTGGGCTTTTACACCGTGGCTTCTACGGCTTACACTTTCCTGTTCAAATTCTACACCCACCCGGGCGGCTGCTTCCTCAACAAGGGGCTGCTGGCCTTCAACGGGGGGCTCTGCCTGCTGATGTCCTTCACCTCCGTCGTGCCCTGCGTCCGCTTCCGTGAGTGCCTGGGGGAGCGTGGAGGCCTtgcagggggggtggggggggtggctgGCTGAGCCCAGCAGAGCAGCGCTGCCGCTCTTTAGGAGAGGATGGCCCTGAGGATCTGGGTGGGCTAACTCTCTCCCTTCCGCACCCAGGACAGCCCAGCTCCAGCCCCCTGCAAGCCTCCATCATCTGCTGCTACGTCATGTACCTGACCTTCTCAGCCCTGTCCAGTCGACCGCCAGAGAAAGGTccgtctccctctccctctgcctctgcctctgcctgcctgcctgcctgcctcttcgGGAGCCGTGCGAGGCCCCCCGCCCTGACTGTGCTCTGGTTTTCTCCCGCAGTGCAATACAAGGGGCAAAATCTCACCATTTGCTTCCCCAGCATCAGCAGAGACGGGATGCAGACAGAAGACACCACGGTGGCCGTCCTGGGGGCTGCTGTCATGTATGCCTGCGTCCTCTTTGCCTGGTGGGTGTCGGTCCCCGCTGGGGGCGTGGGTTTGATCGTTGTGAGCCGGGCACCCTCGTCACTTCCAAGTGCTTGTAAAGGCCTTTGGTGGGCTTGCcttggaagtccccccccccggccctccttctctccctccggCTGTGAGGATCACCCTGTCAAGTACCTCCTTtttgtgccccccaccccaccccctgcataTGCAGTCTGCCTTTTGCTCTCGGCTCCAGACTCTTCTGGCCTGGGGCATCTGGTCCTGAGTAGCCCACCAGTTCCCCTGCGAGAGCAGGAGTGGGGCGCCCGTTCATGCTGACAGCCTGAGGGGGATCTGGAGGTCACAAAGCTGAGATCTTTGGGGTGCTGGCCTACTGGAAAGGCCCCTGCACTGGTGTCATCACCCTGCCTCCACTGGCATGGTGAGCCGCCTGTCCCCGGCAGTCAAGTAGTAAAGGACAACACAGAACCCACTGTGGCCGTGTTAACCTTTGTTCTCTCCCGGGGCAGCAACGAAGCGTCTCTGCTGGCAGAGTTGTTCGGGCCTCTGTGGATGATCAAGATCTACAGCTTTGAGTTCAAGGTGGGTCCGATCAGGG
The Pogona vitticeps strain Pit_001003342236 chromosome 12, PviZW2.1, whole genome shotgun sequence genome window above contains:
- the SERINC4 gene encoding serine incorporator 4, giving the protein MTGGGSEQHLQALSWGTWGPQGRRGMVPASCKAQVCCCCGPAPCGLCCPGCPSIRVSTGTRLLYMLFHVLACASCCLMLSHTVARFIKENVPFYAVLCERLPGSDSCDFLVGYSAVYRVCFGMACFYLAQAIFLINVKSSNNARAHLHNGFWFLKFLVLVGLCAIAFFFPDQRFIPVWHSVGVCGGFTFILVQLVLITAFAHTWNKNWLTGVSQDKRWYLAIILATLGFYTVASTAYTFLFKFYTHPGGCFLNKGLLAFNGGLCLLMSFTSVVPCVRFRQPSSSPLQASIICCYVMYLTFSALSSRPPEKVQYKGQNLTICFPSISRDGMQTEDTTVAVLGAAVMYACVLFACNEASLLAELFGPLWMIKIYSFEFKKPSCFFCCPEKLEEELAGGQRCHPEGARAGQQIVPNEHEHVVYSYSAFHFVFFLASLYIMMTLTNWFSYENSELETTFTHGSWSTFWVKVASAWACVLLYFGLLLGPLCLPDSRRRNGPSVLRVIRRRRRALHRVSVAT